From Panicum hallii strain FIL2 chromosome 2, PHallii_v3.1, whole genome shotgun sequence, a single genomic window includes:
- the LOC112880734 gene encoding proline--tRNA ligase, chloroplastic/mitochondrial → MASLLRLPSLLSPSKPLLRRRLPAARLTAPAASRGQASAAAGAAAPEAAETRGGDREGQVTPRSVDFNAWYTDVIAAAELADYGPVRGTMVIRPYGYAIWEAIQDYLNVKFKETGHSNMYFPQFIPYSFIEKEASHVEGFSPELALVTIGGGKELEEKLVVRPTSETIVNHMFTKWIQSYRDLPLMINQWANVTRWEMRTKPFIRTLEFLWQEGHTAHATLEEAEKEAMQMIDVYTKFAYEQAAIPVIPGRKSRVETFAGANQTYTIEAMMGDKKALQAGTSHNLGQNFSRAFGTQFMDENGQIEHVWQTSWAISTRFVGGIIMTHGDDAGLMLPPKIAPIQVIIVPIWKKGDEKAAVLEAVDSVQKILKEAGIRVKVDDSELRTPGWKFNHYEMKGIPVRIEIGPRDVTNKSVVVSRRDVPGKQGKEFGVSMDPSILVNHIKGRLEDIQASLLQKAITFRDSNIVDVSSYGQLKEAIAEGKWARGPWSASDADELKVKEETSATIRCYPFEQPEGSKKCFMTGNPAEEVAIFAKSY, encoded by the exons ATGGCGTCGCTGCTGCGCCTCCCCTCGCTGCTCTCGCCGTCCAAGCCCCTGCTCCGGCGCCgtctgccggcggcgaggctcaCGGCCCCCGCCGCGTCCAGGGGACAAGCTTCGGCGGCTGCGGGAGCTGCGGCGCCGGAGGCCGCGGAGACCCGCGGCGGGGACAGGGAAGGGCAGGTGACGCCGCGGTCGGTGGACTTCAACGCCTGGTACACGGACGTGATCGCTGCCGCCGAGCTCGCGGACTACGGGCCCGTCAGGGGCACCATGGTCATCCGCCCCTACGGGTACGCCATCTGGGAGGCCATCCAG GATTATCTGAATGTGAAATTCAAGGAAACAGGGCACAGCAACATGTACTTCCCTCAG TTCATTCCGTACTCATTCATAGAGAAGGAAGCTAGTCATGTCGAAGGGTTTAGTCCGGAGCTTGCACTGGTCACCATTGGAGGAGGAAAAGAACTAGAGGAAAAGCTTGTG GTAAGACCAACAAGTGAGACCATTGTAAACCACATGTTCACCAAATGGATTCAGAGCTACCGTGATCTTCCTCTCATGATTAACCAG TGGGCTAATGTGACAAGATGGGAAATGAGGACAAAACCATTTATCCGAactcttgaatttttgtggcaAGAAGGTCATACTGCACATGCTACCCTTGAGGAGGCAGAGAAGGAG GCGATGCAGATGATTGATGTATATACCAAGTTTGCCTATGAGCAAGCTGCAATACCAGTCATACCAGGTAGGAAATCAAGGGTAGAGACATTTGCTGGCGCTAATCAGACCTACACTATAGAGGCTATGATGGGTGACAAGAAGGCCTTACAAGCTGGGACTAGTCACAACCTCGGCCAGAACTTTTCGCGAGCTTTTGGAACACAG TTTATGGATGAAAATGGTCAAATTGAACACGTCTGGCAGACCTCTTGGGCTATTAGTACGCGGTTCGTTGGTGGGATTATCATGACTCATGGTGATGATGCTGGGCTAATGCTTCCTCCAAAGATTGCACCCATTCAG GTCATAATAGTACCGATATGGAAAAAGGGTGATGAGAAGGCTGCTGTTCTGGAAGCTGTAGATTCAGTCCAAAAAATACTCAAAGAAGCAGGAATTAGAGTCAAAGTGGATGACTCAGAACTGCGGACACCAGGATGGAAGTTCAACCATTATGAGATGAAA GGGATTCCTGTAAGAATAGAGATTGGTCCTCGTGATGTCACAAATAAGAGTGTTGTGGTTTCTAGGCGTGATGTCCCTGGAAAGCAAGGAAAGGAGTTTGGAGTGTCCATGGACCCTTCAATATTGGTGAACCATATAAAGGGTCGTCTAGAGGATATACAAGCATCCCTTTTGCAGAAAGCCATCACATTCCGTGATAG TAACATAGTTGATGTAAGCTCATATGGACAGCTGAAGGAAGCCATTGCTGAAGGGAAGTGGGCTAGAGGCCCTTGGTCAGCTAG CGATGCTGACGAACTGAAGGTGAAAGAAGAGACCAGCGCCACCATCAGGTGCTACCCGTTCGAGCAGCCGGAGGGCTCCAAGAAATGCTTCATGACTGGCAACCCCGCAGAGGAAGTTGCGATTTTTGCGAAGTCATACTAG